The following proteins are encoded in a genomic region of Zea mays cultivar B73 chromosome 9, Zm-B73-REFERENCE-NAM-5.0, whole genome shotgun sequence:
- the LOC103638630 gene encoding uncharacterized protein, with amino-acid sequence MSHAAGSKSYARVGHELAEQQGRPARRDEIYVRTHTRKNKEGDIVPLPGAEIFINKFEEVVAKNPELKDRSIEDGDLYAHVFGEKEPRGRILGLGLGPTPQDVGTPGTQMKISTKLQMELQARSQSEQEVRALRQDMNQMKEKMDQIYQMMVAAQGVQHIESPSQHGSNS; translated from the exons ATGTCGCATGCAGCTGGCAGCAAGAGTTATGCTCGTGTGGGTCATGAACTG GCCGAGCAACAAGGACGCCCTGCGAGAAGAGATGAAATATATGTTAGAACACACACGCGTAAGAACAAAGAAGGGGATATTGTGCCTCTACCTGGAGCAGAAATATTCATT AATAAATTTGAAGAAGTTGTTGCTAAGAACCCAGAACTGAAGGACAGAAGTATTGAAGATGGTGATTTATATGCACATGTTTTTGGAGAGAAAGAACCAAGAGGTCGTATTCTTGGTTTAGGCTTAGGACCAACTCCACAAGATGTAGGCACCCCTGGAACTCAAATGAAAATATCAACAAAGCTTCAAATGGAATTGCAAGCTCGCAGTCAGTCTGAGCAAGAGGTTAGAGCCTTAAGACAGGATATGAATCAAATGAAAGAAAAAATGGATCAAATTTATCAAATGATGGTAGCAGCTCAAGGGGTGCAACATATAGAAAGCCCATCACAACATGGGTC